The following proteins are encoded in a genomic region of Thunnus maccoyii chromosome 8, fThuMac1.1, whole genome shotgun sequence:
- the tcirg1b gene encoding T cell immune regulator 1, ATPase H+ transporting V0 subunit a3b has protein sequence MGSMFRSEEVCLVQLFLQSGSAYNCVSELGELGLVEFRDLNPNVNAFQRKFVGEVRRCEELEKTFTFLEQEINRSLSPPLQGPLPPPCPTPLAPQPRELITIEEESERLARELKEVSRNRDSLRAQLTQLCQYRGVLTKTHSLTASQAPPPVLETQGLFDNRQDVHLSFVAGVVHPWKVPSFERLLWRACRGYIVVDFREMEDRLEHPETGEMVQWTVFLISYWGDQIGQKVKKICDCFRTQTFAYPESTAEREEVLQGLQGRIEDIKSVLSQTEAFLQQLLMRAVAVLPQWKVRVQKCKAVQMVLNLCSPSVTDKCLIAEAWCPIAKLPELQSALREGGRKSGSGVDSFYNRLPSSTPPPTLFPLNSFTAGFQNIVDAYGVASYREVNPAVYTIITFPFLFAVMFGDVGHGLLMTLAALWMVLEEKDPKLKNNNNEIWKMMFGGRYLILLMGLFSIYTGAIYNECFSRGLSTFSSAWHVGPMFENNIWNASVLAGSQYLSMDPNVTGVFTNPYPFGIDPIWGLSNNKLTFLNSYKMKMSVIIGVIHMTFGVCLSFFNYYHFGQVSSVFFVLIPELFFMVCLFGYLVFMVIFKWIAYTPAQSKIAPSILIHFIDMFLFTDNPSNPPLYQGQVVVQKILVVLALCAVPVLLLGKPTYEYVTFKKRRRQVEDDRRPLVADDVSINTRQGEVEGGNTEEEEFDAANVFMHQAIHTIEYCLGCISNTASYLRLWALSLAHAQLSEVLWVMVMRIALRWQGYVGSVVLFVIFAFFAVLTISILLVMEGLSAFLHALRLHWVEFQNKFYSGSGYKLNPFSFSSMINASAAI, from the exons ATGGGCTCCATGTTTCGCAGTGAGGAGGTGTGCCTGGTGCAGCTCTTCCTTCAGTCCGGCTCGGCCTACAATTGTGTCAGTGAACTGGGAGAGCTGGGCCTGGTTGAGTTCAGAGAT TTAAATCCTAATGTCAACGCCTTTCAAAGGAAATTCGTCGGAGAGGTCCGACGATGCGAGGAGCTTGAGAAAACCTTTA CCTtcctggagcaggagatcaaTCGCTCCCTGTCTCCACCCCTACAGGGTCCCCTCCCTCCTCCGTGCCCGACACCTTTAGCGCCTCAGCCTCGCGAACTCATCACCATAGAGGAGGAGAGCGAGAGGCTGGCCAGAGAGCTCAAAGAG GTGTCCAGGAATAGAGACAGCCTTCGGGCTCAGCTGACCCAGCTCTGTCAGTACCGAGGAGTCTTGACcaaaacacactctctcactgCCTCACAG GCACCACCACCTGTACTGGAAACCCAAGGCCTGTTTGATAACCGCCAAGATGTCCACCTCAG ttttGTGGCAGGAGTGGTCCATCCTTGGAAAGTCCCCTCATTTGAGCGGTTGCTGTGGCGAGCGTGTCGCGGTTATATTGTCGTGGATTTCAGAGAAATGGAGGATCGTCTCGAGCATCCGGAAACG GGGGAAATGGTGCAATGGACCGTATTTCTCATTTCCTATTGGGGAGATCAGATTGGACAGAAAGTCAAGAAGATATGTGATTG CTTCCGCACACAGACATTTGCATACCCTGAGAGCACTGCTGAAAGAGAGGAAGTTCTCCAGGGACTTCAAGGCAGAATTGAAGACATCAAATCA GTGTTGTCTCAGACGGAGGccttcctgcagcagctgctaaTGCGGGCGGTGGCCGTGCTGCCCCAGTGGAAGGTGCGGGTCCAGAAGTGCAAGGCGGTCCAGATGGTTTTAAACCTCTGCAGCCCCTCCGTCACTGACAAATGCCTGATCGCCGAGGCCTGGTGTCCCATCGCCAAGCTGCCTGAACTGCAGAGCGcgctgagggagggaggg AGGAAGAGTGGCAGCGGGGTCGACTCTTTCTACAACCGCCTGCCTTCGTCCACCCCTCCGCCCACCCTGTTCCCCCTCAACTCTTTCACAGCTGGTTTCCAGAACATCGTGGACGCCTACGGAGTGGCCAGCTACCGTGAAGTCAACCCAG CGGTGTACACCATAATTACATTCCCCTTCCTGTTTGCCGTGATGTTTGGGGATGTGGGTCACGGTTTACTGATGACTCTGGCTGCCCTCTGGATGGTTCTTGAGGAGAAGGACCccaaactgaaaaacaacaacaatgag ATCTGGAAGATGATGTTTGGGGGAAGGTATCTGATTCTTCTGATGGGACTGTTCTCTATCTACACGGGGGCCATTTACAACGAGTGCTTCAGCAGAGGCCTCAGCACCTTCAGCTCAGCGTGGCACGTCGGCCCGATGTTTGAGAATAACATCTGGAA CGCGTCAGTCCTGGCAGGGAGCCAGTACTTGTCCATGGATCCTAATGTGACAGGTGTTTTCACCAATCCTTATCCATTTGGCATTGACCCG aTCTGGGGCTTGTCCAACAACAAACTAACTTTCCTTAATTCGTACAAGATGAAGATGTCTGTCATCATCGGTGTCATTCACATGACTTTTGGAGTCTGTTTGTCATTCTTCAACTACTA ccACTTTGGCCAGGTAAGCAGCGTGTTCTTCGTGCTGATCCCTGAGCTGTTCTTCATGGTGTGTCTTTTTGGATACCTGGTGTTTATGGTGATCTTCAAGTGGATTGCCTACACTCCCGCCCAGTCCAAAATCGCTCCCAGTATACTCATCCACTTCATAGACATGTTCCTCTTCACAGACAACCCCAGCAACCCACCGCTCTATCAGGGACAG GTTGTGGTGCAGAAGATCCTGGTAGTGCTGGCTCTGTGTGCTGTCCCCGTCCTCCTGCTGGGGAAACCCACCTATGAATACGTAACATTCAAAAAAAGAAGACGTCAagtg GAGGACGACAGACGTCCGTTGGTGGCCGACGACGTTTCCATTAACACTCGTCaaggggaggtggagggaggaaATACTGAAGAGGAG GAGTTTGATGCTGCGAATGTATTCATGCATCAGGCCATCCACACCATAGAGTACTGCTTGGGATGCATCTCCAACACCGCTTCTTACCTCCGACTCTGGGCCCTCAGTTTGGCTCACGCAC AGCTGTCAGAGGTGCTGTGGGTGATGGTGATGCGTATCGCCCTGAGGTGGCAGGGCTATGTGGGATCTGTAGTCCTTTTTGTGATTTTCGCCTTCTTTGCTGTGTTGACCATCTCCATCCTGCTTGTTATGGAGGGCCTCTCAGCTTTCCTGCACGCGCTCCGTCTGCACTG GGTGGAGTTTCAGAACAAGTTCTACAGTGGATCAGGCTACAAGCTGAACCCTTTCTCCTTCTCATCTATGATCAATGCATCAGCTGCTATATGA
- the mrpl18 gene encoding 39S ribosomal protein L18, mitochondrial isoform X2, translated as MTHGFRGRVAVNLSEEEMSLTGMSRSLRLLFAHIQRCNVSPAVATNQTARCLSQAASQPEPSADENEAVNPTFVNRNPRNLEQMALAVKDRGWKTTWPHREFYHRLVFSRTQHHVTAEVFSSSSPVPVLSCSTKEWAVKKELASTNCVAACQAVGEVLAHRCQQAGITRMVYRAIPWTYRSDAVQSFRAAMKDGGITLSEPRRKYVGT; from the exons ATGACCCATGGCTTCAGAGGACGAGTCGCT GTGAATTTATCTGAGGAGGAAATGTCTCTGACCGGAATGAGCCGAAGTCTGCGGCTGCTGTTCGCTCATATTCAACGATGTAACGTCAGTCCAGCTGTGGCTACAAACCAGACAg CTCGGTGTCTGAGTCAGGCAGCCTCCCAGCCGGAGCCCAGCGCAGATGAAAATGAAGCTGTGAACCCGACCTTTGTGAACAGAAACCCACGGAACCTGGAGCAGATGGCTCTGGCTGTGAAGGACCGAGGCTGGAAGACAACCTGGCCTCACCGGGAGTTCTACCACAG GTTGGTGTTTTCTCGCACCCAGCATCACGTGACGGCAGAAGTGTTCTCCAGCAGCTCTCCTGTCCCGGTGCTTTCCTGTTCGACCAAGGAGTGGGCGGTGAAGAAGGAACTGGCTTCCACAAACTGCGTGGCAGCGTGTCAGGCTGTGGGCGAAGTGCTGGCACATCGATGCCAGCAGGCCGGCATCACCAGGATGGTGTACAGGGCGATTCCCTGGACGTACCGCTCTGACGCT GTTCAGTCTTTCAGGGCAGCGATGAAAGATGGAGGAATCACCCTCAGCGAGCCCAGAAGAAAATACGTCGGGACCTGA
- the mrpl18 gene encoding 39S ribosomal protein L18, mitochondrial isoform X1: MLCECQRRRFTCRGDFSPESRSNVVNLSEEEMSLTGMSRSLRLLFAHIQRCNVSPAVATNQTARCLSQAASQPEPSADENEAVNPTFVNRNPRNLEQMALAVKDRGWKTTWPHREFYHRLVFSRTQHHVTAEVFSSSSPVPVLSCSTKEWAVKKELASTNCVAACQAVGEVLAHRCQQAGITRMVYRAIPWTYRSDAVQSFRAAMKDGGITLSEPRRKYVGT, translated from the exons ATGTTGTGTGAATGTCAGAGACGGCGTTTCACATGTCGCGGTGATTTCTCTCCTGAGAGCCGCAGTAATGtg GTGAATTTATCTGAGGAGGAAATGTCTCTGACCGGAATGAGCCGAAGTCTGCGGCTGCTGTTCGCTCATATTCAACGATGTAACGTCAGTCCAGCTGTGGCTACAAACCAGACAg CTCGGTGTCTGAGTCAGGCAGCCTCCCAGCCGGAGCCCAGCGCAGATGAAAATGAAGCTGTGAACCCGACCTTTGTGAACAGAAACCCACGGAACCTGGAGCAGATGGCTCTGGCTGTGAAGGACCGAGGCTGGAAGACAACCTGGCCTCACCGGGAGTTCTACCACAG GTTGGTGTTTTCTCGCACCCAGCATCACGTGACGGCAGAAGTGTTCTCCAGCAGCTCTCCTGTCCCGGTGCTTTCCTGTTCGACCAAGGAGTGGGCGGTGAAGAAGGAACTGGCTTCCACAAACTGCGTGGCAGCGTGTCAGGCTGTGGGCGAAGTGCTGGCACATCGATGCCAGCAGGCCGGCATCACCAGGATGGTGTACAGGGCGATTCCCTGGACGTACCGCTCTGACGCT GTTCAGTCTTTCAGGGCAGCGATGAAAGATGGAGGAATCACCCTCAGCGAGCCCAGAAGAAAATACGTCGGGACCTGA